Genomic DNA from Vibrio vulnificus CMCP6:
GTGTGTTCATCAACGATCACCACTTCGCCGTCTTCGTTTACGATGTAGTCTACGTTCTTCTCGAACAGAACATGCGCACGTAATGCCGCGTTAACGTGATGCAAAAGGCTGATGTTGGTTGGAGAGTACAATGTATCTCCCTCTTCCATTAGGCCATTTTTCACCATCAACTCTTCCACAAACTCTTGGCCTGTTTCCGTTAGATGCACTTGCTTCGATTTTTCGTCGACAGTGTAGTGGCCATCACCACGATACTCTTCAGAGTCTTCTTTATCTTGCTTCTGCAATAATGGAATCAGCGCATTGATACGCGTGTAAAGCTCAGAGCTGTCTTCAGCAGGACCAGAAATGATAAGTGGTGTACGCGCTTCATCGATCAAGATCGAGTCCACCTCATCGACGACGGCAAAGAAACGCTCACGCTGAACGCGATCTTCATTGCGGAAAGCCATGTTGTCGCGTAGGTAATCAAAACCAAACTCGTTGTTGGTCCCGTATAGGATATCGGCTTGGTACGCTTCTTTTTTCGCAGGATGAGGCATGTTTGGCACATTAATGCCAACGGTCATTCCTAGAAACTCAAATAGAGGGCGGTTGGTTTCTGCGTCACGCTTTGCCAAGTAATCATTGACGGTAACAATGTGAACACCTTTACCAGCCAGTGCGTTAAGGTAAGCAGGAAGAGTTGCGGTTAAAGTTTTACCTTCACCCGTACGCATTTCAGCGATTTGGCCTGCATTGAGAACCATACCACCGATCAACTGAACATCGAAATGACGCATACCGTAAACACGCTTTGATGCTTCACGAACGGTAGCAAATGCTTCAGGTAATAGTTGGTCAAGCGTTTCGCCTTGTTCTAGACGTTGGCGAAACTCAACCGTTTTTGCTTTTAATTGTTCATCTGAGAGAGCCTCAAAGGTCGGCTCGTAGTTGTTAATCTCTTTAACAATCTTTCTAAGGCGGCGCAGTGTGCGATCGTTGCGACTACCAATCACCTTTGTCAGTAGCTTAGTTATCATTTCTTATGAATCTCTCTTTGTTAGACCATTTCGGCCTACGATAAATGCCTTCAGTCTCTACCAGTTTTAAACTAAGGATACTGAGATAAATCATGTAACTCAGATATTGTACTGACGAGCTATTTTTTCAAGGCTAAGGTGGCAAATAATGTCGTCTAGTGTAAGGATTTTTCGTTAAGACAACCATCACAAACCCCATTTGTTTGAAGCGCTTTGAAGTTTTTATTGTTATTGGCGATGGATTCACCAGTGAAATAACCCCAAAGCAACTTGAAGCAGGCTTAAGTGGTAACTTAGAATGCATGTATGGATGTTTTTTTAGGTGCCTATCATGCGTGATCATCGCCCCACTTCAACACAAGAACTTATTGACGGTAGCGGTAGCTCGCTACAAAAGATCCAGCATCATGCGTGCGAGATACTCGAGTTGAATAAAGTGTTAGCAGAATTGCTGCCAAATGGGACGGCACAGCATTGCCGAGCGGCAAATTTACGTCAGGGATGTTTGATCCTCGATGTCGCCAGCGCAGCGATCAAAATGAAGATTGATTATGATCGATTAACGATCCTGAATGCTTTACGCTCTCGCGGATTCGCTAAATTAATGGCTATCGAAGTACGCATTAATCCTGGCCTTTATCAGCAAAAAGATCCTAAGGATCAAAAGAAGCGCGAGCCGATCTCGCAAAATGCTGCAAATGCTTTAACTATGATTGCCGAAATGGCACCACCAAAAGTGAAAGCTCGTCTCGAGCGATTGGCTGCAATGGCAGAGAAGAAATCGAGCTGAATTTTGATTTGTTAATGAATCAAAAAAGTAAAAAGCCAGACATCTGTCTGGCTTTTCTTTATTCATTCGCTTGTTACGCTAAAACCATATTCGGTTCTGCGAAGGCAACTGGAGAACCAACTTCTTCTTCAAACGTTGTCCATTCCCAAGCTTCTTGATCTGCCAACACTGCGCGTAGCAATTGGTTATTTAAACCATGTCCGGATTTGTATGCGCGGAACTCACCAATAATCGCATGACCACACATGTAAAGGTCACCGATCGCATCCAACACTTTGTGCGTAACAAATTCGTTTTCGAAACGAAGGCCTTCTTCGTTAAGAATGCGGTAATCGTCCAACACAATGGCGTTGTCAAAGCTGCCACCCAAGACTAAATTTTGTGACTGGAGATATTCGATATCACGCATAAAGCCAAAAGTACGTGCACGAGAGATTTCACGAACAAAACCTTGCGTTGAGAAATCGAACAACAAACGCTGCTCATCAGAATCGATTGCAGGGTGGTTAAACTCGATTTCAAAATCCATGCGGAAACCATTAAATGGTACAAATTCAGCCCACTTGTCACCGTCTTCAAAACGAACTGGTTTCTTAATACGGATAAAACGCTTCGCTGCATTTTGTGTCTCAATGCCTGCTTGCTGAAGCAAGTAAACAAATGGACTTGCGCTGCCATCCATAATTGGAATTTCAGGAGCATCAACTTCAATGATGATGTTATCGATACCCATACCCGCAAGCGCTGCGTTCAAATGCTCCACTGTAGAAATGCGCACACCCTCATCATTCACGAGCGCAGTACACAACATAGTGTCACGAACAGAAGCAGGATCAGCAGGAAAATCTACCGCAGGCGTTAGATCAGTGCGGCGATAAATAATGCCAGTGTTTGCAGCTGCAGGGCGAAGAGTTAATGTGACTTTACGACCAGAGTGGAGACCCACACCAGTTGTTTTCACAATTTCTTTCAGAGTACGTTGTCTGATCATCTGATTGCCTCTTTGAAGTGCTACAAATCACGGTCGTCTAAGACGCCGACCGTGAATGCTACCACAATTTTGAACAGTGTCAAATTTGTGCCTGAATATTAATCAGCCTGACGACGTAAAAATGCCGGAATATCCAAATATCCGCTCTCTTTTTCCTGCTTAGGTGCCGCATTCTGGCTACCTGATGCAGGAGAAGAAGAAACAGGCGTCGATGGCTGAGGAGTAACCTGAGGTCTTTCCTGCAAAGTTTGTGCCGGTTTCTCTTCCACCTTCGCTGCCACAACAGGTTGTGGTGCTGCAGTTGGTTGAGCGACTTTAGCTTTACCACCTGAAACTAACGTGATGTCTGGTTTCTTATCGTTACCGATACCGGTAGCAACCACCGTCACTCGAATTTCATCCGCCATGTCTGGATCAAGTGAAGTACCGATTACGACTGTTGCGTTATCCGAAGCAAACGCTTTAACAGTATTACCCACCGTTTCAAATTCATCTAGGCGCATATCTAGACCAGCGGTAATGTTAACCAGCACGCCACGAGCACCTGCAAGGTCGATATCTTCGAGAAGTGGGCTAGAAATAGCCATTTCCGCCGCTTCTTCTGCACGATCTTCGCCTTTTGCCACACCGCTACCCATCATCGCGTGACCCATCTCAGACATCACTGTACGAACGTCCGCAAAGTCCACGTTGATCATGCCAGGGCGAGTAATTAGCTCGGCGATACCTTGCACTGCATTTTTTAGAACATCATTCGCGCTAGCAAAGGCTTCCAACAAAGTGATGCCGCGACCAAGCACTTTCAGCAGCTTTTCGTTTGGAATGGTGATCAATGAGTCAACATGCTTTGATAATTCATCGATACCTTGCTCAGCAAATGCTAAGCGCTTCTTTCCTTCGAAACTAAACGGCTTGGTTACTACTGCAACCGTCAGGATGCCTAGCTCTTTCGCAACTTCTGCAATAACGGGAGCAGCACCAGTACCAGTACCACCGCCCATGCCAGCTGCGATAAACACCATATCGGCACCAATCAGCAATTCTTTAATTCTTTCTTTGTCTTCAAGAGCTGCGTCACGACCAACTTGTGGGTTTGCACCTGCACCCAGACCTTTAGTGATGTTGCCACCAATCTGGATCACATTGCCCACACTTGTCTTACGAAGTGCTTGTGCATCCGTATTGACGCTGATGAATTCCACGCCTTCGATGGATTCACGCACCATGTGTTCTACAGCATTACCGCCGCCGCCACCAACCCCAACGACTTTAATTACAGCATCGTCAGACATTTCCATCATCGGTTCAAACATGTGTTATCTCCGTTTTTCCTGCAACTCTCAGGTTAAAACTCTTTTTGTATCCAATTACGCAGCTTGCCAAACAAGCCAGTGACTGCCGAACGTTTAGGCTCGTTGTAGTCACTATCATCGCTTGAGCGCATATCTCGTGCGTAATGAAGTAATCCAACTGCCGTGGAATGATACGGCTCTTTTACATAATCAGTTAAGCCACTCACTTCTAGTGGCTTACCAACGCGAACTTGATTGCGGAACACTCGCTCCGCACATTCTACTAAACCTTCAATTTGCGCTGCCCCTCCGGTGAGGACAACACCCGCTGCAAGATGGTGCTTAATTCCATCTTCACGCAGCTTCATTTGAACAGATTCAATAGTTTGGTTAACTAATCCCATCAGTTCAGAATAGCGCGGTTCAATCACCTCAGACAAAGTTTGACGTTGCAAACTCCGAGAGGGACGCCCACCAACACTTGGGACGTTAACCGTATCATCCTTGCTGACTAACTCACTCAGAGCACAGCCATATTTCACTTTGATCTCTTCGGCATCACTCACGGGTGTACCAAAGGCAAAAGCGATGTCGCTGGTGACAGCATTGCCGGCATAAGAGAACACTTCGGTATGTCGAAGTGCACCACCAGTCCAGATTGCTACGTCCATGGTGCCTGCGCCGATATCGACCACACACACACCCAGCTCTCTTTCATCTTCTGTAATGACAGCATTACTTGCCGCCAAAC
This window encodes:
- a CDS encoding DUF721 domain-containing protein, translating into MRDHRPTSTQELIDGSGSSLQKIQHHACEILELNKVLAELLPNGTAQHCRAANLRQGCLILDVASAAIKMKIDYDRLTILNALRSRGFAKLMAIEVRINPGLYQQKDPKDQKKREPISQNAANALTMIAEMAPPKVKARLERLAAMAEKKSS
- the lpxC gene encoding UDP-3-O-acyl-N-acetylglucosamine deacetylase, coding for MIRQRTLKEIVKTTGVGLHSGRKVTLTLRPAAANTGIIYRRTDLTPAVDFPADPASVRDTMLCTALVNDEGVRISTVEHLNAALAGMGIDNIIIEVDAPEIPIMDGSASPFVYLLQQAGIETQNAAKRFIRIKKPVRFEDGDKWAEFVPFNGFRMDFEIEFNHPAIDSDEQRLLFDFSTQGFVREISRARTFGFMRDIEYLQSQNLVLGGSFDNAIVLDDYRILNEEGLRFENEFVTHKVLDAIGDLYMCGHAIIGEFRAYKSGHGLNNQLLRAVLADQEAWEWTTFEEEVGSPVAFAEPNMVLA
- the ftsZ gene encoding cell division protein FtsZ, translated to MFEPMMEMSDDAVIKVVGVGGGGGNAVEHMVRESIEGVEFISVNTDAQALRKTSVGNVIQIGGNITKGLGAGANPQVGRDAALEDKERIKELLIGADMVFIAAGMGGGTGTGAAPVIAEVAKELGILTVAVVTKPFSFEGKKRLAFAEQGIDELSKHVDSLITIPNEKLLKVLGRGITLLEAFASANDVLKNAVQGIAELITRPGMINVDFADVRTVMSEMGHAMMGSGVAKGEDRAEEAAEMAISSPLLEDIDLAGARGVLVNITAGLDMRLDEFETVGNTVKAFASDNATVVIGTSLDPDMADEIRVTVVATGIGNDKKPDITLVSGGKAKVAQPTAAPQPVVAAKVEEKPAQTLQERPQVTPQPSTPVSSSPASGSQNAAPKQEKESGYLDIPAFLRRQAD
- the ftsA gene encoding cell division protein FtsA; the protein is MTKTADDNIIVGLDIGTATVSALVGEILPDGQINIIGAGSSPSRGMDKGGVNDLESVVKSVQRAIDQAEMMAECQISNVFISLSGKHIASRIEKGMGTISDEEVSQEDMDRAIHTAKSIKIGDEQRILHVIPQEFTIDYQEGIKNPLGLSGVRMEVSVHLISCHNDMARNIIKAVERCGLKVEQIVFSGLAASNAVITEDERELGVCVVDIGAGTMDVAIWTGGALRHTEVFSYAGNAVTSDIAFAFGTPVSDAEEIKVKYGCALSELVSKDDTVNVPSVGGRPSRSLQRQTLSEVIEPRYSELMGLVNQTIESVQMKLREDGIKHHLAAGVVLTGGAAQIEGLVECAERVFRNQVRVGKPLEVSGLTDYVKEPYHSTAVGLLHYARDMRSSDDSDYNEPKRSAVTGLFGKLRNWIQKEF